The nucleotide sequence CTGAGCTTGGCGCAAAGACAGGGGGCAATGTCATTGAATATGCCTCTGATGCAGATGTTGAAAGAAAGGACGTACTGAAGAATTCATTTTCAGGAAGTGCAGGAGTAGCAATTATAAACCAGTCCTCAGGCGACCTCAATATTATTAGAAACAACCTTGCAATATCTTTTTCAAGGGAGACAGTAAAATGATAAGGTTTCTGGCATTAATTTCAGCCATCTTAATCATTGCCCTGCCTGCTGTTGCTGAAGAGACCGACAAATCGCCTACTGTTACAAACATAAATGTTGAAGAAAAAGAGGGCATTACAGAAATTCAGATAGAGGCCAATTCACCCTTTGAGTATGCGGTGTACACGCCATTAAATCCTTATAGAATAGCAGTGGAGCTTAAAGATATAAATCTTGGCAGGTTTACTAAGAAGATTGTTGTTGGCAAGGCTGGAGTTATGGAGATAGCACCTGCTGATACCGGGGATTCCCGGGATTTTGTGAGGCTCGATATTATTCTGGCTGAGCCTGGCGAAGTTAAGTCCTTTCGCGAAGGGAATGTGTTAATACTCTCTGTTTCAAAGATGGAAGTAAAAAAGCAAGAACACAGAGCACAGAGCACAGA is from Nitrospirota bacterium and encodes:
- a CDS encoding AMIN domain-containing protein produces the protein MIRFLALISAILIIALPAVAEETDKSPTVTNINVEEKEGITEIQIEANSPFEYAVYTPLNPYRIAVELKDINLGRFTKKIVVGKAGVMEIAPADTGDSRDFVRLDIILAEPGEVKSFREGNVLILSVSKMEVKKQEHRAQSTEHREVEVRKQEVLTEVKKDLEVKEQEKPAIAEDVANSYVPKASSEVKEEEKPAAEAPETLKMHAITDI